One segment of Anastrepha obliqua isolate idAnaObli1 chromosome 3, idAnaObli1_1.0, whole genome shotgun sequence DNA contains the following:
- the LOC129242588 gene encoding trypsin alpha-3-like, translating to MCFDLQFTLHLIILYFVLGHVCAAETSERIVGGSAVTQKKYRYYVRLHNQGQFMCGGSLVRNNAVLTAAHCVKGTNVKALRIHADTIRLSDAGVVRSVKNALVSKSYNGGILNYDVAVLILSSAIPSSSFTAIPLNKKAVASGTSCLVIGHGYTTEDGEVAQVLQEVWVPVINRATCQHKYRGVGTITGYMMCASVPGKKDSCGGDSGGPMICNGQQAGIVSWGKGCAQVKYPGVYTDVSKVYDFIEKVLAQYP from the coding sequence ATGTGTTTCGATCTACAATTCACTTTGcacttaataatattatattttgtattaggCCATGTTTGTGCGGCAGAAACGTCCGAGCGCATTGTGGGTGGCAGCGCGGTGACACAAAAGAAATATCGCTACTATGTGCGCTTGCATAATCAAGGCCAGTTCATGTGCGGTGGCTCGTTGGTGCGGAACAATGCTGTGCTTACAGCAGCGCACTGCGTCAAGGGCACCAACGTGAAGGCGTTACGGATACACGCCGACACTATACGCCTTTCTGATGCAGGAGTTGTGAGAAGTGTTAAAAATGCACTGGTATCAAAGTCATACAATGGGGGTATACTAAATTACGATGTTGCAGTGCTAATCCTCTCTTCGGCTATACCGAGTTCAAGTTTCACAGCCATTCCATTAAATAAAAAGGCGGTGGCTAGTGGTACTAGTTGTTTGGTTATTGGACATGGATATACAACAGAAGACGGAGAGGTTGCGCAGGTTTTGCAAGAGGTCTGGGTACCAGTGATAAACCGGGCAACTTGTCAACACAAGTATCGAGGTGTTGGTACCATTACTGGGTATATGATGTGTGCTTCGGTGCCGGGGAAAAAAGATTCGTGCGGTGGTGATTCGGGTGGACCAATGATATGCAATGGACAGCAAGCTGGAATAGTGTCGTGGGGTAAGGGCTGTGCGCAAGTTAAGTACCCAGGAGTTTACACAGACGTAAGCAAGGTTTACGATTTTATCGAAAAGGTCCTTGCGCAGTATCCGTGA
- the LOC129240610 gene encoding cell division cycle protein 27 homolog, which translates to MIIQEPVQAAIWHCLNFYDFKDAIFLSERLCCEVETDETIFLLATSYYRSNLIHQAYWLLKDKARRSPHCRFLQAKCAYHLKKYAESECVLVNGGFGDIKNLEDIAKDFGEIACFVLQLIAQICAKTERNKIAADALRRALKLNPFMWQTFSDLCHMGEYVDPATTFQITNTDVFNTCQGTASSNSLVLYGNGAQNISLNDSHYLSSLGNSNQNLDILMNSINNSSNNVLCTPVEQQLQSQQQPSNVTTQSFITPINNGNNLNNSMSVLRGVITTGSNLQNSGLMMLEDTPLSTISNSFDQTGLNTVQNVGSGVCSPFRRQIKFLSANSLTPSFGVLPLYSPSGGDSSFVGTGHTQANISVLNTPSPQTLMEANQEPPIIRKKIKSHVGNLITRKESGSASNKPAVFTQTGNVTPRTPNNQGGVSSASLIPNAAVRRSSRLFSNSAYSVKENNKSPNITSNEFALPRCPARKTKTRMPKICLNNELVEDKSVNINADKINEKNARKEKEKIETITSETCQNRSIEDTKVLLNNSLNNAQTMAHHVLTLKKQSADGLMALLRDLGEGYKLLTLYQCKAAIKHFENNIPKHHLCSSWVQSVIGLAHYELREYESAVSVFKDIHEAEQYRLDYMEIYSSSLWHLQKEVDLSALAQDLINQDKTSPVTWCVAGNCFSLHKEHETAIKFFKRAVQVDPDFVYSYTLLGHELVLTEELDKAADYFHAAVSRDPRHYNAWFGMGTIYSKQEKYELAELYYIKALKINPQNSVILVHIGAMQYFMQKKEQALQTLNTAAMLDPKNPLARFHRGSIYFSLGKHQEALRELEELKEVVPKESVVFYLIGKIHKTLGNVDSALMHFSWATDLDPKGANNQLRDAFDSAVVPMFSPARNDQSVDADQEPTSERSDDSTQAQQDINYDSDAY; encoded by the exons ATGATTATACAGGAGCCTGTTCAG gcCGCCATATGGCACTGcctaaatttttatgatttcaaaGACGCTATTTTTCTCTCTGAGCGCCTGTGTTGCGAag TTGAAACGGATGAAACCATTTTCCTACTTGCTACTAGTTATTACAGATCAAATCTAATACACCAAGCTTATTGGTTACTCAAAGATAAAGCGCGTCGTTCACCACATTGTCGATTTTTGCAGGCAAAATGTGCTTACCATCTAAAGAAGTATGCGGAATCTGAATGTGTTTTGGTAAATGGTGGCTTTGGCGACATAAAAAACCTGGAGGACATTGCGAAAGATTTTGGGGAAATAGCATGTTTCGTTCTGCAGTTAATTGCCCAAATTTGTGCGAAAacagaaagaaacaaaattgcAGCAGATGCTCTTCGCCGTGCCCTAAAACTAAACCCCTTTATGTGGCAAACGTTTTCAGATCTGTGTCATATGGGTGAATATGTTGATCCTGCAACCACGTTTCAAATCACCAACACAGATGTCTTTAATACATGCCAAGGCACTGCAAGCTCTAACTCACTGGTTCTTTATGGAAACGGTGCGCAAAATATATCACTAAATGATAGTCACTATTTAAGTAGCCTTGGCAACAGTAACCAAAATTTGGATATATTAATGAATAGTATAAATAATAGTTCAAATAACGTACTATGCACACCAGTTGAACAACAGTTGCAATCACAACAACAGCCAAGCAACGTAACCACCCAGAGTTTTATTACCCCTATCAATAATGGCAACAACTTGAACAATTCCATGTCCGTTTTAAGAGGAGTTATAACAACAGGTAGTAATTTACAAAACTCTGGATTGATGATGCTGGAAGACACACCATTATCTACCATTAGTAACAGCTTCGATCAAACTGGTTTGAATACGGTGCAAAATGTTGGTAGTGGAGTTTGTTCTCCATTTCGCAGGCAAATCAAATTTCTCTCGGCGAACTCTCTAACACCGAGCTTTGGCGTATTACCCCTATACAGCCCTTCTGGTGGGGATTCCTCCTTTGTTGGTACTGGTCATACACAAGCTAACATAAGTGTCTTGAATACGCCTTCTCCACAAACTTTAATGGAAGCTAATCAGGAGCCTCCAATAATTAGAAAGAAGATAAAGAGTCACGtaggtaatcttataactcgtAAAGAAAGTGGTTCCGCTTCAAACAAGCCTGCTGTTTTCACCCAAACGGGCAATGTTACTCCACGTACTCCCAATAACCAAGGCGGCGTATCATCAG CTTCACTGATTCCCAACGCTGCTGTAAGACGCAGTTCCCGTTTGTTTAGTAATAGCGCATACTCTGTAAAGGAAAACAACAAGTCTCCAAATATTACGAGTAATGAGTTTGCACTGCCTCGTTGTCCAGCTCGAAAAACAAAGACTCGCatgccaaaaatttgtttgaataatGAACTGGTCGAGGATAAAAGTGTTAATATAAATGCAGACAAAATTAACGAAAAGAATGCACGTAAAGAGAAAGAAAAGATTGAAACAATAACATCTGAGACCTGTCAAAATCGTTCCATTGAAGACaccaaagttttattaaataatagttTGAATAACGCACAAACGATGGCACACCACGTACTAACTCTCAAGAAGCAGTCAGCCGATGGCTTAATGGCATTGCTACGTGATTTAGGGGAAGGCTATAAACTGCTAACACTTTACCAATGTAAAGCAGCCatcaaacattttgaaaataacatacCAAAGCACCATCTGTGCTCGAGCTGGGTTCAATCAGTTATTGGATTGGCCCACTATGAATTGCGAGAATATGAATCTGCGGTTTCCGTGTTTAAAGATATACACGAAGCGGAACAGTATCGCTTAGATTACATGGAGATATACTCATCCTCACTTTGGCATTTGCAAAAGGAAGTGGACTTATCAGCTCTAGCGCAGGATTTGATAAATCAGGATAAGACCTCGCCAGTCACATGGTGCGTGGCTGGCAATTGCTTTTCATTGCACAAGGAGCACGAGACGGCAATTAAGTTCTTCAAACGCGCCGTTCAGGTGGATCCTGATTTTGTTTACAGCTATACGCTGCTTGGCCATGAGCTCGTCCTAACTGAAGAGTTGGACAAGGCAGCCGACTATTTCCACGCCGCAGTATCCCGAGATCCACGACACTATAATGCGTGGTTTGGTATGGGCACTATATATTCGAAACAAGAGAAATACGAATTGGCGGAATTGTATTACATTAAAGCGTTAAAGATCAATCCACAAAACTCAGTAATATTGGTTCATATTGGcgcaatgcaatattttatgCAGAAAAAGGAGCAGGCGCTGCAGACTCTAAACACGGCAGCAATGTTGGATCCGAAAAACCCATTGGCGCGTTTTCACCGAGGTTCAATTTACTTCTCACTAGGAAAACATCAAGAGGCATTGCGCGAACTGGAAGAGCTGAAGGAGGTGGTGCCAAAAGAGTCtgtagtattttatttaattggaaAGATCCATAAGACCTTGGGAAATGTAGATTCAGCACTTATGCACTTTAGTTGGGCAACCGATCTTGATCCCAAGGGTGCAAACAACCAACTTAGGGACGCATTTGACTCGGCAGTGGTGCCCATGTTTAGTCCTGCTAGAAATGATCAAAGCGTGGACGCAGATCAAGAGCCGACATCAGAGCGTTCGGATGACTCGACACAAGCACAGCAGGACATTAACTATGATAGTGACGCTTACTGA
- the LOC129242585 gene encoding protein hobbit, which produces MLLKFLIIIGLVFLLAYWILPKGISWYLVKKFKVKVRIGGISLRYLALRNVDVSKSGFMVQIEEICLRSSFFNTEVTKLLSIYIRDIRINKDIQSNDVTLGALRDSERPNGKSQEEEKDVPDFRRAKVPPSILTFAQFMAMHINNISVVLMNNNFDPGWFIHATARELHLDGSIVHNAKTLLVNAALNDAQAKMLRHCPSRRQSLENLNKIRPCLGEISFDIALDATLFAHGPLSVDKLSLAMNNARSTIHGSLYDFLSEAKQRTRPQQNLESRVRSTANSLTQRRKSFSNESYQKISPIIPKNFNFVIKAATFSAVKENSQNDFSAKIQLFSITGKFNSKSLNENAHLPTLFTKVLLQHLDIDTKYEKLLFIEQFTIDSVLENDILNLYVKLKTFQIIYNHCEIYDWVHNNFLSRHRTSPQPLHLNHKQLSLPEHLGANTFYTAPNDALDPHLITSKQSNSGLLEGILKRIVVKGCAEFWNVSILMKLDDENAAMSVSHTRFLLEQIEEKRSSLYGNRLLNLILNQRHWSTELMIESLWWSLGNSINDTNNLKKSHSPGSPFFLGLSLVKLSSYASVTKLEVSIHTLRTEYSMSLAEFIVKSVNCIKQYGGLNSTGSSMGNRPLRVQIPGTTSISSELLISARIKDITAYFINHHQACLLLSFSDISLSRKQQVSSFKFEEFQMAIMRSMNSSSLCLNDFTDIFASCKTIRIEHEKNENKVSVYIPSNTEAMWNSNLHMHILTLARDMRDLYTELALPQRNLDVKSEYDKRQWIIELSAELSTAFEIKLSERHTVQWFVENLFFSHKEGNFISAENIFIKIDDQHIFTLKDIDVQSLPRLDMLTQERVNYETFVLPTNKVWVTTIGAFKAIFPYDHDFYDAVQNEFVTHFKWLKLVHNYKKKPFTASSPLPSDMVIQIKEFLLEISDDPFEVKLRDNYVLLVDEYLEGIKRKAIFDKKIAERCLVPASTIESLYASLVQKNSEIYIQRSKKIRESGPVRTRLLAWIMTDVEIMAMADPSVHGTENVTRIMRDIDCESPWPEENLEFTTLWCRSVNISCTEWKFMLRDFPQPMFYVKSMRLFGTLCGAEQAASKRAKRDVFIEVGEPFGTDVVQRSMPSLKFYHDFDCELEFCSYAFGPCWEPVMAQCNLSFEKISAPSKDPSPPLPFWDKMRLLFHGRLTMIVKQFTVLLHASLDPYNTTEEMELTWNNAGIVWTNAKIMFKGELNITVRTASRYDDCRLLHFPNLKLTFKLNWVCLANPNDHHAVMPCAPDKLPEYSSNQVHDSFRAFRSLNLNIWISFETKPKLGEEVEIDIPSLVLYGSTLRWFESLKLILSGVTRPTRRGPVFNNVRPRKKQLSRHYKKANLQMSLHRFQVLYWMSHALHKGFQLNGGRVSFSSEYCLSLSPIDDGLIHRPRADWSTVYMNCELNDAEIWLKSILTEKLDSSSENLASVADAFKIVRFYFLSVAKVSYGREALIPTGNSQEEETKTKNTTPTHKLVVYDLKGAWTKNNRDVAFALFDSFMKSQKLKNNLSTEAVKSYRKETNSNVMKNKRSDSTITLTNNPTEVLPITNSNSAIKKVQPASHATAMLQQLIAEADHKFNVYSDDQSTQSRELQLQGLQACSAQDVIHENWSISLVNSQVLLKGCETSGYVIISAAKAEILQRVHRPVWRDRSLVSKTTWKGLLECMQYYATVSAGEDDSLIEKEIMWLTVDNIQDKDDTVINDLPDIPHLVGSGRSVGGVVSETVGALSIENPGETQPVQLQRIVSRCKCEFFYVSYGDTIDPNTITEVPPPPSEETLSPWEKQDDPVDAFTLMHHDLDVCTNSLQYAMILDIVNNLLLFVEPQRKQALEKLARMRFQLQLHSTEDQKRPIQQKQTMIRSLLMKIRSLEKDIHLIGKDRAEEGDTLELRQEFERVQLQIRESKEELNTLSEELDMMLLCYKETQLSQLSKISNVRSDKSLTIVRANEICFKRAQWRLTETDGQIGISDLVLSGFLYTKKSKSDDSVEHLLELGNIRMSNLIPREIYREVLMPTEIQKDMPIDTHKRVLRVFCREKPPVGGISVKEHFEINVAPITIAITKKFYSTMLKFCFPDRDASETETVDDIEENSSSSSSSSAAQTKSSKKPSKTKKSSKDSEFYVKIEKDDVEKMKERAEKNKLFIYIKIPEVPVRVSYKGNKEKNLEDITDFSLVIPTLEYHNVTWTWLDLLLAMKSVSRRVILSQAIKQKLQIHRRQPGTSTGERSSPQEEDKAKMLFGNRLLSENRSQRRGVFKFTSSNK; this is translated from the exons atgcTCCTGAAGTTCTTAATTATAATTGGGCTAGTATTTTTACTAGCATACTG GATACTACCTAAGGGAATTAGTTGGTATCTAGTAAAAAAGTTTAAGGTAAAAGTGCGAATAGGCGGCATTAGCTTACGTTATTTAGCGCTGCGAAATGTAGACGTTAGTAAAAGCGGATTCATGGTC caaattgaagaaatttgtCTTCGCAGCAGCTTCTTTAACACAGAAGTGACAAAGTTACTCTCAATCTATATACGTGATATACGCATAAACAAAGATATACAGAGCAATGACGTTACCTTGGGAGCACTACGAGATTCTGAACGACCAAATGGCAAATCtcaggaagaagaaaaagatgtGCCCGATTTCCGCCGAGCTAAAGTTCCGCCAAGTATACTTACTTTTGCACAG TTTATGGCTATGCACATAAACAACATTTCTGTAGTGCTTATGAATAACAATTTTGACCCGGGATGGTTTATTCATGCTACAGCGAGAGAACTGCATCTGGATGGAAGTATTGTTCACAACGCTAAAACTTTGTTAGTTAATGCAGCTCTAAATGATGCCCAG GCGAAAATGTTACGGCATTGTCCATCCCGCCGACAGTCATTGGAGAATCTAAATAAGATACGTCCTTGCTTGGGCGAGATTAGTTTTGATATTGCCTTGGATGCCACGTTATTTGCTCATGGACCTCTATCTGTAGAT AAACTTTCTTTGGCTATGAACAATGCGCGTTCCACAATACACGGTAGTTTGTACGACTTCTTAAGCGAAGCAAAGCAACGTACAAGGCCACAACAAAATTTAGAAAGCCGCGTTAGAAGTACTGCCAATTCACTTACGCAGCGTCGAAAGAGTTTTAGTAATGAGTCTTATCAGAAGATTTCGCCCATAATACcgaagaattttaattttgtgatcAAAGCAGCAACTTTTTCAGCTGTGAAAGAAAATTCCCAAAATGACTTTAGTGCAAAAATACAATTGTTTAGT ATTACTGGAAAATTCAATTCCAAATCACTAAATGAGAATGCACATCTCCCAACGCTATTTACCAAAGTCTTACTACAGCACTTGGACATTGATACCAAATATGAAAAGCTACTGTTTATTGAGCAATTCACCATTGATTCAGTA TTGGAAAACGATATCCTAAACCTATATGTGAAGCTTAAAACATTCCAAATTATTTACAACCACTGTGAGATATATGATTGGGTGCATAACAACTTTTTGTCGCGCCACCGAACCAGTCCACAGCCCTTGCATCTAAATCATAAACAACTTTCGTTGCCGGAACACTTAGGTGCAAACACTTTTTATACTGCACCTAATGACGCGTTGGATCCACACTTAATAACATCCAAGCAGTCGAATAGTGGGTTACTGGAAGGCATATTAAAGCGCATTGTTGTTAAAG GTTGTGCCGAATTTTGGAACGTATCGATTCTAATGAAGTTGGACGATGAAAATGCTGCGATGAGCGTGAGTCATACAAGATTCCTACTGGAGCAAATCGAAGAGAAGCGCAGCTCTCTTTATGGCAATagacttttaaatttaattttgaatcagCGTCATTGGAGTACCGAGCTTATGATAGAGTCTCTCTGGTGGTCACTGGGAAATTCTATTAATGATACcaataatttgaagaaatcacaTTCTCCAGGATCTCCATTCTTTTTGGGGCTCAGTCTAGTCAAACTCAGTTCGTACGCAAGTGTCACAAAACTGGAGGTGTCAATTCACACCTTACGGACCGAATATAGCATGAGTCTGGCTGAGTTTATTGTGAAATCAGTTAACTGCATAAAACAATATGGAGGTCTAAACTCTACTGGAAGTAGCATGGGAAATCGACCGTTGCGCGTGCAAATACCCGGCACGACATCAATATCCAGTGAGTTACTCATCTCTGCCCGCATCAAAGATATTACCGCCTATTTTATAAATCACCACCAAGCCTGCTTGCTGTTGAGCTTCTCAGATATATCACTTTCGCGTAAGCAGCAAGTGTCCAGTTTCAAATTTGAGGAATTCCAAATGGCTATTATGCGTTCGATGAATTCTTCATCACTTTGTCTCAATGATTTTACCGACATATTCGCTAGTTGTAAAACCATTCGCATTGagcatgaaaaaaatgaaaacaaagtttCGGTATACATTCCTAGTAATACAGAAGCCATGTGGAACTCTAATTTGCACATGCACATATTGACCTTAGCCAGAGATATGAGAGATTTATATACAGAACTGGCCTTACCGCAACGCAATCTTGACGTAAAATCGGAGTACGACAAAAGGCAATGGATTATTGAACTATCCGCTGAGTTGAGTACAGCTTTTGAAATAAAGCTTTCTGAACGGCATACAGTGCAGTGGTTTGTAGAAAATTTGTTCTTCAGTCACAAAGAGGGAAACTTCATAtcagcagaaaatattttcataaaaatagatGATCAACATATATTTACGCTCAAAGATATAGATGTACAGTCACTACCACGATTAGATATGTTGACACAGGAACGTGTAAATTACGAGACCTTTGTGTTGCCCACAAACAAAGTGTGGGTTACCACAATCGGTGCTTTTAag GCTATCTTTCCCTATGACCACGATTTCTATGACGCTGTACAAAACGAGTTCGTGACGCATTTTAAATGGTTGAAATTGGTACACAACTATAAGAAAAAACCATTTACAGCTAGCTCGCCGTTGCCAAGTGATATGGTTATACAA ataAAAGAGTTTTTGTTGGAAATCAGCGATGATCCATTTGAAGTCAAGTTACGTGACAATTACGTCCTGCTTGTGGATGAATATCTAGAGGGTATAAAACGTAAAgccattttcgataaaaaaatcgCGGAACGTTGTCTTGTACCAGCCAGCACAATTGAAAGTCTTTATGCAAGTCTTGTgcaaaaaaattccgaaatatACATTCAACGCTCGAAAAAAATTAGGGAAAGTGGTCCTGTGCGTACCCGGTTGCTGGCATGGATTATGACCGATGTAGAAATAATGGCAATGGCAGATCCATCGGTGCATGGTACTGAGAATGTAACCCGAATAATGCGCGACATAGACTGTGAGAGTCCATGGCCAGAAGAAAATTTGGAATTCACCACCCTTTGGTGTCGGAGCGTAAATATAAGCTGTACAGAATGGAAATTTATGTTACG aGATTTTCCGCAGCCAATGTTTTACGTTAAATCAATGCGTCTGTTTGGTACTTTATGCGGTGCTGAGCAAGCAGCGTCCAAACGGGCTAAGCGAGATGTTTTCATTGAAGTTGGCGAGCCCTTCGGCACCGATGTGGTTCAACGAAGCATGCCATCATTGAAATTTTACCATGATTTCGATTGTGAATTGGAGTTTTGCAGCTACGCTTTTGGTCCTTGTTGGGAACCGGTTATGGCGCAGTGTAACCTTAGTTTTGAAAAGATTTCGGCACCATCAAAAGATCCTAGTCCTCCGCTGCCTTTTTGGGACAAAATGCGTTTACTTTTTCATGGTCGGCTAACAATGATTGTTAAGCAATTTACGGTTTTATTGCATGCCTCCCTGGATCCCTACAATACCACTGAGGAAATGGAGTTGACATGGAACAATGCCGGAATTGTGTGGACAAATGCGAAAATCATGTTCAAAGGCGAATTAAAT ATTACAGTACGTACAGCTTCGCGTTACGATGATTGTCGTCTATTGCATTTTCCCAACTTGAAACTGACATTTAAGCTGAACTGGGTTTGTCTGGCAAATCCAAACGACCATCACGCAGTTATGCCTTGCGCGCCCGATAAGTTGCCTGAGTATTCCAGTAATCAAGTGCATGACTCCTTCCGTGCCTTCCGttcacttaacttaaatatttggATCTCGTTTGAAACCAAACCAAAACTTGGTGAGGAGGTGGAAATCGACATTCCCAGCTTGGTTCTATACGGCAGCACCCTGCGTTGGTTCGAGAGCCTTAAGTTGATTCTTTCAGGTGTTACTCGTCCAACGCGACGCGGCCCGGTATTTAATAATGTGCGACCACGCAAGAAGCAGCTCAGTCGGCATTACAAGAAGGCAAATCTCCAAATGAGTTTACATCGATTTCAAGTACTTTACTGGATGTCTCACGCCTTGCATAAGGGTTTCCAATTAAATGGTGGTCGGGTGTCGTTTAGCTCGGAGTATTGTTTATCGTTAAGTCCCATCGACGATGGACTAATTCATAGACCGCGTGCTGACTGGTCCACAGTGTACATGAATTGTGAATTGAACGACGCTGAGATTTGGTTGAAAAGCATACTCACCGAAAAATTAGATAGCAGTTCAGAAAATTTGGCAAGTGTTGCGGATGCCTTCAAAATAGTGAGATTCTATTTCTTAAGTGTGGCGAAAGTTTCGTATGGTAGAGAGGCGCTTATTCCAACCGGGAACAGTCAAGAGGAAgagacaaaaaccaaaaatacaaCACCCACTCATAAACTGGTCGTTTATGACCTTAAAGGAGCGTGGACGAAAAATAATCGGGATGTCGCTTTTGCTCTCTTTGATTCATTCATGAAGTCTCAAAAGTTGAAGAACAATTTGTCGACGGAAGCAGTGAAAAGCTATCGAAAAGAGACAAATTCCAATGTTATGAAAAACAAACGCAGCGATAGCACAATAACTCTAACAAATAATCCAACGGAAGTGCTACCAA TAACGAACTCCAATAGCGCTATCAAGAAGGTGCAACCTGCTAGCCATGCAACTGCGATGTTGCAGCAACTAATAGCTGAAGCCGATCATAAATTCAACGTGTATAGCGATGACCAAAGCACACAGTCGCGAGAATTACAGTTACAGGGCTTGCAGGCCTGCTCCGCCCAAGATGTGATACACGAAAATTGGTCAATATCATTGGTCAATTCACAAGTGCTACTTAAGGGTTGTGAAACGTCTGGTTATGTGATTATTAGTGCTGCTAAAGCCGAGATTTTACAACGTGTTCATAGGCCAGTGTGGCGTGACAGATCGCTTGTGTCAAAAACGACTTGGAAGGGACTGCTCGAATGCATGCAGTACTATGCCACAGTTAGCGCTGGTGAAGATGACTCGCTCATTGAAAAAGAGATCATGTGGCTTACTGTGGATAACATTCAG GATAAAGACGATACTGTGATTAATGATTTACCAGACATTCCACACCTTGTGGGTAGTGGCCGAAGTGTGGGTGGAGTTGTCTCTGAGACAGTGGGTGCATTGTCCATTGAAAATCCGGGAGAAACTCAGCCTGTACAGCTGCAGCGCATTGTGTCTCGTTGTAAATGTGAATTCTTTTATGTCAGCTATGGCGATACTATAGATCCAAATACTATAACTGAAGTGCCGCCGCCGCCATCAGAGGAAACATTATCGCCTTGGGAAAAACAAGATGACCCAGTGGACGCTTTTACTTTGATGCATCATGACCTTGACGTCTGCACGAACTCCTTGCAATATGCTATGATTCTAGATATTGTTAATAATTTGTTACTTTTCGTGGAGCCACAGCGGAAACAAGCGCTAGAAAAATTGGCACGCATGCGTTTTCAATTGCAACTTCACTCTACGGAGGATCAAAAACGGCCTATTCAGCAAAAACAAACCATGATACGTAGTCTGCTAATGAAAATCCGATCGTTGGAGAAGGATATACATCTAATAGGTAAGGATCGTGCCGAGGAGGGTGATACGCTGGAGTTGAGACAGGAATTCGAACGCGTGCAATTGCAAATCCGCGAGAGCAAAGAGGAACTGAACACATTGAGTGAGGAGCTCGATATGATGTTATTATGTTATAAGGAAACCCAGCTTTCTCAGCTTAGCAAAATATCGAAT GTACGTTCCGACAAGTCCCTAACTATTGTACGTGcaaatgaaatttgtttcaaaCGTGCGCAGTGGAGGCTTACAGAAACTGATGGTCAAATCGGCATATCTGACTTGGTACTCAGTGgctttttgtatacaaaaaaatcaaagagtgATGATTCTGTGGAGCATTTGCTGGAATTGGGCAATATCCGTATGAGCAATTTGATTCCGCGTGAGATTTATCGTGAGGTGTTAATGCCAACAGAAATCCAGAAAGATATGCCAATCGATACACATAAACGTGTGCTGAGAGTTTTTTGCCGCGAGAAACCACCAGTGGGCGGTATTTCTGTCAAGgagcattttgaaattaatgtaGCGCCCATCACTATcgctatcacaaaaaaattctacagCACAATGTTGAAGTTTTGCTTTCCCGATCGCGACGCTTCCGAAACAGAAACTGTTGATGACATTGAAGAGAATTCTTCGAGTTCTTCCTCGTCGTCTGCAGCACAAACGAAGTCTTCAAAGAAACcatcgaaaacaaaaaagagttCCAAAGATTCCGAATTCTAtgtgaaaattgaaaaagatgATGTAGAGAAAATGAAGGAGCGTGCCGAGaagaataaattatttatttatataaaaatacctGAAGTGCCTGTTCGTGTAAGTTACAAAGGAAACAAGGAGAAAAATCTTGAGGATATTACAGACTTTTCGCTAGTTATACCAACACTTGAGTACCATAATGTTACTTGGACTTGGCTAGACTTGCTATTAGCCATGAAATCAGTAAGCCGGCGGGTGATCTTATCGCaagcaattaaacaaaaattgcaaatacaCAGACGTCAGCCAGGTACGTCGACTGGCGAACGTTCGTCGCCGCAGGAAGAAGACAAAGCAAAAATGTTGTTTGGAAATCGCTTGCTG AGCGAGAATCGCAGCCAAAGAAGAGGGGTTTTTAAATTCACCTCGAGTAATAAGTGA